A stretch of DNA from Anaerolineae bacterium:
GAGCATCACGTTGGTCATATTACGGGGCCCGCCGGAGGAGGCTACGTTGAACTGACCACCCGCGCTGATGAGCATGGCAGTCTCGAAGATCTGGAATCCAGAAATCGTGCCAGTGATCAGCACAAACACCAGCATTGGACGCAACAAGGGAAACGTGATGTGGCGAAGCAAAGCCCGAGAATTTGCCCCATCTACCATGGCTGCTTCATAGATCTCCGGGTGAATCCCCTGCAGTGCAGCTAGGAAGAGCACTACTGGCACCCCCACGCCTCGCCAGATTGAGAATAGAATAATGAAAGTCCTCATCCAAAAGGGGCTAAGGGTCCAGATGACAATAGGCTGGTCCAAGGCTTTTAGCACTGCATTAAACACCCCATCATATGGTGAGATGAAAGCGAAAAACACTTGGGCAGTGATAGCTGCAGAGGTTAGGGTTGGAATATACCACAGGGCACGGTACACGCCGCGGCCTATGACCTTTTGATTGAGAAGCACGGCGATAAAGAAGGCGATCGTCGTCGAGGTCAACAGGATGATAACAGTAAAGAGAAAGGTGTTAAATATCGTGAGCAGGTAATATCCGGAGAAGTACGCCTTGTACTGAGCTAACCCTACCCACTTGGGCAAGCCAGCCATTCCGCTCCAGGTTGTAAAGCTGATATAGAAATTGGCGACAACTGGAAAGATGAAGAAAAACGAGTAGTAAGCCAATATGGGAGTCAGAATCAGCCATCCTTCCAGGGCCTGGCGATGCCGGTGGCGCCAGCGAGCGAATCGCTCAGGGAATGGCATTCCTTGCGCTACTACCTGCTTACTGACGGCAGTCATGTTATGCGCTCCCAAACTGCGGATAGAATGTGGATAGACGTTGGGGAGCACAGCTATATGCCCCAACTCTAGGTGAGATTTCTAACCGTTGAACTATTGAAGCACATGTTCTTCCATACCTTACCTTTTTCTTTCCCGTATAGCAAGAGAGGAAAAAGGGGAGTAGGGTGAAGAATTCAACAGTTATGGACTTGGGCATCTTCCCTGGTTTAGAGAAATTGACCATCATAATCAAGTGAGGAGATGCTTTCACGGTAGAAGGTTCGGCGAGGCGTGCCCTACAGCCACCCCCGCCCGCGTGGGGTCACAAACAACCTTATAACTTTACCCGCAATTTGGGGAGAAAAAGGTTGTGTAAAAATAAANNNNNNNNNNGATAAATTCACCAAAATAATCATTTGTGGTGATGCTTCCCGGTTTGACGGTTCGGCGCGGGGGCCCTAACCCCCAGCCCCGCCGGCTT
This window harbors:
- a CDS encoding sugar ABC transporter permease encodes the protein MTAVSKQVVAQGMPFPERFARWRHRHRQALEGWLILTPILAYYSFFFIFPVVANFYISFTTWSGMAGLPKWVGLAQYKAYFSGYYLLTIFNTFLFTVIILLTSTTIAFFIAVLLNQKVIGRGVYRALWYIPTLTSAAITAQVFFAFISPYDGVFNAVLKALDQPIVIWTLSPFWMRTFIILFSIWRGVGVPVVLFLAALQGIHPEIYEAAMVDGANSRALLRHITFPLLRPMLVFVLITGTISGFQIFETAMLISAGGQFNVASSGGPRNMTNVMLLQIYKDAFVNFDLGRAAAGSVIMAIILLWFTTTNMRLLSRGQAEQ